A single window of Candidatus Rhabdochlamydia oedothoracis DNA harbors:
- a CDS encoding CesT family type III secretion system chaperone codes for MSLENAKANLKEFGKELNLELAFDENHTCILGIDNTFSLHLTYEPNSDRLYLYSPILDGLPKDPAIRSSLYEALLEGAMLGGQMAGGGVGVAVPEELILMHAVIEMGIGADASALCRYAPLFVESVEKWRTRAKDICEGRDTKKDLSPPTNPLGGKPGERFIKI; via the coding sequence ATGTCATTGGAAAATGCCAAGGCAAATTTAAAGGAATTCGGGAAAGAACTCAATCTAGAGTTGGCATTTGATGAAAATCACACATGTATACTTGGGATTGATAATACTTTTTCTCTTCATCTTACATACGAGCCAAATTCTGATCGTTTGTATTTATACTCACCGATCTTAGATGGTCTACCTAAGGATCCTGCGATCCGATCAAGCCTATACGAAGCTCTTCTTGAAGGGGCTATGTTAGGAGGTCAAATGGCAGGAGGAGGAGTAGGAGTTGCTGTTCCTGAAGAATTGATTTTAATGCATGCTGTTATAGAAATGGGTATAGGGGCTGATGCATCTGCATTATGCCGTTATGCTCCTTTATTTGTTGAGTCTGTAGAGAAGTGGAGAACCCGTGCAAAAGATATTTGCGAGGGTCGAGATACTAAAAAAGATCTTTCACCTCCAACAAATCCTTTAGGGGGAAAGCCTGGAGAAAGATTTATTAAGATTTAA
- a CDS encoding DnaA ATPase domain-containing protein, whose amino-acid sequence MVSMQAWEEFLKKQEDLLGKQTVNQWLRSLKILHFDATNLYLEAADAFHMLWFEEHMRPLIKTHLLNNNSRTIKVHLHVPDGGMNKKKDKTQQPAVFSPIADRLDPIATLANFVPAKANEVVMRLCCELTGVDPISLCFTSAPPNLAACNPIFLWGKAGTGKTHLLMALTHLFCQRGLKALFVRAETFTEHVISAIRSSEMQKFREIYRHLDALLIDDVHLFMRKDATQEELFHLFNTLHLSNKQIILSSNTPPSQLEEIEPRLISRFEWGIVLQLSELTEIERKKLLTHCCKVRNFPLTEKVCFFLVQTFSNNHSLLRAFEALLLRIYLKDKNFKPDKLQSGQVETILSDLIQFEQQKTLNKDTILSAVASYFDITSTEIIGKSQIHRHTFPRQISIYLCRTILKLSFTQIGKIFSRDHSTAVTAVKQIKTKLENRDKELQEALKQIVASLDKEVAIPGVLTNDRNSDHYFIKS is encoded by the coding sequence GTGGTATCCATGCAAGCTTGGGAAGAGTTTTTAAAAAAGCAAGAAGACCTATTAGGGAAACAAACAGTAAATCAATGGCTGCGATCACTTAAAATCTTACATTTTGATGCAACTAACCTCTATCTAGAGGCAGCTGATGCTTTTCATATGTTGTGGTTTGAAGAACATATGCGCCCTTTGATTAAAACACACTTGCTGAATAATAACTCTCGAACCATTAAAGTTCATCTTCATGTTCCAGATGGTGGTATGAATAAAAAAAAGGATAAAACTCAGCAACCCGCTGTGTTTTCTCCTATTGCAGATAGATTAGATCCTATAGCTACTCTAGCAAATTTTGTTCCAGCTAAAGCCAATGAAGTAGTTATGCGTCTATGCTGTGAGCTAACAGGAGTAGATCCTATTTCTTTATGCTTTACCTCTGCTCCTCCTAACCTAGCTGCCTGCAATCCGATTTTTCTTTGGGGGAAAGCCGGTACAGGTAAAACCCATTTGTTAATGGCTCTAACTCATCTTTTTTGCCAAAGAGGTCTTAAAGCCTTATTTGTCCGAGCTGAAACATTTACCGAACATGTCATTTCTGCTATTCGTTCTTCAGAAATGCAAAAGTTTAGAGAGATCTATCGTCATTTGGATGCCTTATTAATAGATGATGTTCATCTTTTTATGCGTAAAGATGCAACACAGGAAGAACTTTTTCACCTCTTTAATACTCTGCACTTATCTAACAAACAAATTATTTTAAGCTCTAATACTCCCCCTTCTCAGCTAGAAGAAATCGAGCCGCGGCTTATTTCAAGATTTGAGTGGGGTATTGTATTACAATTAAGCGAACTTACAGAAATAGAGCGTAAGAAGTTACTTACCCATTGTTGTAAAGTAAGAAATTTTCCTCTAACAGAAAAAGTATGTTTTTTCCTAGTTCAGACGTTTTCCAATAATCATTCTTTATTGCGCGCCTTTGAAGCTTTATTATTACGTATATATTTAAAGGATAAAAATTTTAAGCCGGATAAATTGCAGTCAGGACAAGTAGAAACCATTCTTTCTGACCTCATTCAATTTGAGCAGCAAAAAACCTTAAATAAAGACACTATTCTATCTGCAGTAGCTTCTTACTTTGATATAACCTCTACAGAAATTATAGGAAAATCGCAAATTCACCGGCATACCTTTCCTCGGCAAATTTCTATATACTTATGTAGAACCATTCTTAAATTGTCTTTTACACAGATTGGAAAGATATTTTCCCGCGATCATTCAACAGCAGTCACAGCAGTAAAGCAAATTAAAACAAAATTGGAAAATAGAGATAAAGAATTACAAGAGGCTTTAAAACAAATTGTGGCGTCTTTAGATAAAGAAGTCGCTATTCCGGGCGTTTTAACAAACGATCGGAATAGTGACCATTACTTTATTAAATCTTAA